The sequence TCGTTCTGCTGGACGGTGACGTCCACGGAGGAGTTGCGGACGGACAGCAGGGGCCTCGCCGGCTGACCGTTCAGGATCTCCGGGTGGAAGGTGCTGTCCGCGATCCGCACCCGCGTCGACGCCTCGACCGCGACCGCGGTACCGAGCCCGCCGAAGTTGAACTTCCGCACCTCCACGTCGTGGACCCCGGAGAACAGGAAGCCGGTCGCGCTCCCGTAGGTCCCGTAGGGGGAGGTGAGCCGGGCCTCGTTGAGGTACCGGTCCCGGGCGCCCCCGGCGAAGACGATCGGCCGGTCCGGCGTCCCCGAGCGGCGCAGGGTGACGTTCTCGCGGTAGATGCCCCCCGCGACCAGGACGGTCTGCCCGGGCTGGACCACGTCGGCGGCCGCCTGGATGCTGCAGAACGGGTACGCGGCGCTGCCGTCCGGCCGGCTGGAGCAGTTGTTCTGATCGACGTGGATCGTCGGCAGGTCCGCGGCACCGGCACCGGTCGGCGCGACGACGCCGAGGCCGACGACGACGGTCGTCGCCATCCCGGCAAATGCCCGTCTGTTCATGAGATTCCCCCAGGGTTCTTCTCCGCGGACGACATGACCGGCCGTCATGTCGAACACACGGACGCATGATGGGTGCCATCATGTCGGATCGCACCCGAAGAGTCACACGGAGGCCGGAACCGCGCCCCCGGGCCTTCGGCCGGGCCGCCACGCTCGTCCCCGACCGGCCGCCCGACGGCCCGACCGCCCGAGGGCGAGCCGGGTCTCCCCTCCCGCGACGGTCCACCCCCCGCGAGGGAAACCGTTGGCGGTGCCGGCGCGTCGGATGGCAGGGTGCGGTGCATGACCCCGCCGTACCAGATCCGCGCCGACTACGACGCCCGCACCGTCGTGGTCTACCAGGCGTACTCGTCCGCGATCGCCGACGCCGCTCTGCGGGCGGGGCGCTTCGTGGCGCCGTTCTCGTTCGAGCGGATGACGTGGATCAAGCCCTCGTTCCGGTGGCTGATGCACCGCAGCAACTGGGCCCGCAAACCGGGCCAGGAGCGCATCCTCGCCGTGCGGATGACCCGGGACGGCTGGGAACAGGCCCTGGCCCGGGCCGTGCACACGACCGCTGGTCCCGCGGCGGTGGCGCAGGCCGCCGTGCACCTCCAGTGGGACCCCGAGCGCTCGCTGCGCAGCGCGGCCCTGAACCACTACAGCATCCAGGTCGGCATCGGTCGCAGCCTCGTCCGCACGTTCGCGGAGGAATGGGCCGTCGGCCTCACCGACCTCACCCCGCAGGTCCGCAGGGCCGCGGCGCTCGTCCGCGACGGACGCGCCGCCCAGGCCCAACGGCTGATTCCGGCGGAGCGCGTCTACCCGCTGAGCAGGTCCCTGGAAGCGCACCTGTCGGCGGTGCACACCAAGAAGCCGGGCGCGAGGGCCGGACGAGAGGGGTGAGGAAGAACGGGTCGCGGCTGCCGAACGCGGCGCTCGCGGTGACGGTGAAGAAGTGCGCCAGCGCCCGGCGGCCGACCAGCGGGGCGTAGCCGGGCCGGCGACAGACCGCGGCAGGAGCGAAGAACCCCACCGTCGCCGACACGTCGCCCGCCTCGTCCTCGTCCTCGCCACCTACGACACCGGGATCGGCGCCGGCCCGGCCGTCCTCGCGGGCTCCTGGGCCGACGCCGTCGACCTCCTGCTCGACACCCTGGTCAAGGCCGTATTCGACCGACTCGGCCCGGTGCCCCTGACAGCGAGCCGGACGTAGTCCTCGTCGTCCGCGTCCCCGGCGCGCCGGCACCGGGGACGCGGCGGTCGTGATCCGCTCCGTGGCGCCGCGGGCGCCGGGGGTGGCACGCTCCGCGCCTGCTCCCCCGCCCGGTCTCGTGGCTGTCCGGTCACCGGGCGGGGGTCGGGTCCGACGGCTCGGGACGTCAGCCGGGGCGGACGTCAGTGGGCGGACGTCGGTGGGCGGACGTCGGTGGGCGGACGTCGACTCAGAAACTGCAGACGACCATGCCCGCGCTCGCACCGCCGATCAGGCCGAGCACACCGCCCGCGAGAGCACCGACGCCGGCCGCGGGGGCGCCTGCCACGGCACCGGTGATCGCGGTGCCGACGGTCCACTGGGCCACGCACTTGTCCCAAGCGGCGGCCTTCTTGAGCTTCTCCTCGTACGCCTTCTTCTCCGCGTCCGAGCAGGTGTGGCCCTGAGCCCTGGCGCAGGCCGCACTGACGTCGTCCCCGGTCTGCTCCCGCAGCGTCGGCGTCCGCACCGTCGGCGCCGACAGCGACTCCGGCGCCGCGAGGGCGCTGGGCCGTGCCGCCGTCCCACCGGGGAACGCGCCCGGGCCCATGGTGACGGCCGAGGGCGTCTCGGTACCGTCGACGGTCGGGCCCGGGGCCCCGTCGACGGTCTGCGTCAGAGTGTTCCCGTCGACAGCCAGCTTGTAGGCGTGCTTGACGCCCTGGGTGTCGGTCACGGTGCCCGGCCGCATCCGCATGACGGGGTTGCCGCTCGCGTCGGTGATCTCGGCGCCGTCGGCGGTGGCCGTCAGGCGGGTACCGGCCGGGAGATCGAGCCTGGCGCTGGTGGTGGTGGCGAAGGTCTGCACGACGGGGGCGGGTGCTGGGGTGGTGCCGCTGCCGGGCGCGTCGGCGCTGGTGTGGGCGACGTACATCGTGGTACCCGCCGGGGAGTCCACGACGGGGACGGTGACCGTGGCGTCGGTGGTCCACGGCTGGTTGTCGGTGTCGAAGGTCCAGGTGCCGGTGACCTTCTTGCCGACGGCGGCGAAGTCGACCCAGCCGTAGTTCCTGGCCGGGACGGTAACGACCACGCCGTTGATGGTGGTCGAGTCCGAGGAGTAGGTGACGCCCGACGTCAACTGGGCGGAGACCATGGCCTGGAACGGGACGGAGACACCGAAGGACGTGCCGACGCTCGCGGACAACGACTGCGACCAGCCGGAGTGGTAGACCGTGGTGAACACCTGGCTGACCTTGTCGGCCGTGTCGTTGTACCAGACCGAGGACGCCTTCACCCGGGGCAGGGGCTCCGGCTGCCCTTCGGACCTCTGGGTCCAGGAGCAGGTGGAGGTCTTCCTGGAGCACAGGTCCGCGTAGTAGTCGAGGGCCAGGCTGCGCGCTTCGGCCGCCTTCGACGCGGGAACCGTCCACTCCTGGCCGGCGCTGCCGTTGCAGACGTTGGGCTGCGCGAGGATGCCCCAGAGATGGAGGCCGCCCCGGTTGTCCATGCAGTACTCGGTGCCGCTGGTGTCGTCGCGGCGCACGATGCCGAAGGCGTTGGGCTTTCCGTCCACGGGGCGGAAGTGCCACTGCTCGCCGTCCTTGCCGCAGGACTGCTGCACCGCGGGCTGGCTGGCGTAGACGCACTTCCCGGACGAGGTGCTGGCGATGTTGAAGGCACCGGGCTCACCGAGCCTGATCAGGCGCCAGCCGGTGAAGTTGGCGCCGTCGGGGGTGACGGAGATCTGGTTCCCGTCGCCGGTGCCGGTGGCGTTGAGAGTGCCGTCGGGGTTGGTGAAAGTGTAGGCGTCGGTCGCCCCGGCGACGGCCGCAGCACCGGCCGGGGTGGCGGCGGGGGTGGCGGTGGCGGGGGTGGCGGCGAGGACGGGTGCCGAGAGGCACAGGGCGACGGCCGGCGCGGTGAGGAGTTTCGCGGCCTTCGTCAGGGATCCGTGCATGATGCTCCTGTGCAGGTCGAATGAGTGACATGTGCATGCCTTGTTCGCGAGCGTAGGACAGCCGGGACCGGCACGTGGGATCTTGACGGGATTCGCCCGAGTGATCTGGACCACGACGTCACGCCCGGCGTGGCACGGCGCCTCGACCTCTCGATCGTCCTGCGTCGCGCGGAGCGGTCCGATGGGCAGGACCTGCACCCGAGCCCCGAGCCCCGAGCCACCGACGACGGCGTCAGGATCAGGGCAGGGATGAGCAATGCGTCCCGGCGTCACGCTCGCCCGCCCAGGACCGCCCCGCCCTCGCCCCACTGCGGAACCGGGGCGAGGGCGGGACGGCGGTGGAGGGGCGGGCCCGGCGGCAGGTCCGACGCGACGCCGGTCGGTCCCGTGGGTCGTGACCGCCGGTCGGCGGCCACGACCCCGGACGTGGCGGCTACGGGTGCGCGGGCCGGAGGCGCGCCGGCTACGGGCGCGCCGGCAAAGGCTAGAAGCTGACGATCTGCAGGAAGGTGCCGGGGTTGTCGTTGTAGTTGGTGCCGGTGACGTAGAAGGTGTGGCCGTCCGGGCCGACCGTCAGGGTGGCGCCGTGCTCGAGGTCGAACTCGGCGAAGTCCTCCTTCGGGACGGGCCGGTTGGTGGCCGTGCTGTACGCGGCCACGGTCGGGCTGGGCAGGTCGGTCTGGATCAGGACGTACAGCCGGTTGCCGCGGGGGTTCACCGCCAGGCCGGCGATCTGGCGGAAGCCCGTGTTGAGGTCGATCGTGGCGGCGAGGGTGTCGGTGGTCAGGTCGACCACCTGGATCCGGCCCTCGGGCTTGGTGATCGCGTACACCGTGGACCCGTTCGGGGCGAGGGCCAGGTCGTCGATGAACCCCGGGGAGGTGATGGTGCGTACGACGGCCGG comes from Streptomyces sp. TLI_053 and encodes:
- a CDS encoding DUF4291 domain-containing protein — encoded protein: MTPPYQIRADYDARTVVVYQAYSSAIADAALRAGRFVAPFSFERMTWIKPSFRWLMHRSNWARKPGQERILAVRMTRDGWEQALARAVHTTAGPAAVAQAAVHLQWDPERSLRSAALNHYSIQVGIGRSLVRTFAEEWAVGLTDLTPQVRRAAALVRDGRAAQAQRLIPAERVYPLSRSLEAHLSAVHTKKPGARAGREG